TCATCGGCTGAAAGAGTAAGATATTCCGCTCATATGAGTCATCGGTCTCGAATGCGTTAAGTGCAAGAGGAAATGAGTAGCGGTGGATCACCCCGCCGCATGCCTCGAACCTTAGTtacgaatttttataaataacaatCGATAAATACTATTTGGAATAACTAATTATTTTTATGGAACAACTTAAAAAACAATTCCTTCAACTATTTAcccaaaaaaatacatttttcgaCAATTATTTTACAATTACGAAACACGAAAGTTTATAAAAATTCGTCTGAAATTTTTTTACGCATTGAACAACGTGAACGTACTGTTGTATCTACGGCCTCAACTGGCCTGGTAGGAACAAACGTAAGAGTTCTATTTTCCTGAGACGCGAACGCCGCTCCCAATTCTCCCAGAGTTAAGATCACCGTATTGCAACCCTTATCCAAGAGCTTCTCCACAGCCTCTTGCACGTTTGACACTCCCAGACACTGCACTCCGGTCATAACTTCGGCCTGTAAACGTGCGTTAAACACATCCATTTAACCAATTCGGCGCTAAAATTTGTATGCTTGGCACGCGCCATGCGCGGAAATCTCAAAATGATATTTCTCGAGCATGTTTGCCGAACACCCATAGATGCACCGATTGACTGGTCGCTTATAAACGTCAGCAACATCAGAagtgtaaaaatattaatatgtggGAGTCAAATATTTTGGCATTTACAAAAAGTCCGTTGACGGTGAGATGCAAGGATACTGTTCGGGAATCAGCGTACCTCGTTCTGGTTGACGCAGAATATATCGCACAGAGACAGTATTTCGGAGTCAACATTCTCCATGGCAGGCGCCCCGTTCACGATCGACAGACCTATCGCATTACATTTCATATACACAGCTTTATCGTTATCGAATGAAAGAACTAGACGTTACCAGACGCAACTAACCGTGGCCTTTATGTAGCTTTAAAGCGTACAGAGTACTTTCTAGAGGCGTCTCGAATTGACACAATAAAACGGCAGCGCCTTTAACAACCTCTGCTGCGGTATCCACGTGTTCGGGACTCAACGACGCGTTTGATCCTAACACGACTACTATGTTATTCTCGCCTAAAAATGGATATCGTGCAGAGGATTTTTTTAACTCTTATTTTATGCGTAACTTGACAAAACTAACAACATTAAGTTGTCAAGATAATACGATCTAGATACTACTCTTTGAAACTGAACACATTACGAAATAGTGTTCATACTATCTGAATAAATGTCATTACCTACCATTATCAGCAACTGTAATATGTGCTATTCCACTGTGTTGGTCTTCTTGTATTTGAATGTGAGAAATGTCTATGTTttcctttttaaatatttttaaatactctTGCGCATAAGTATCAGAACCTAACTGTATTAAAGAACTGTTAAAATGGTCTAGcagacaattttttaataaaaaagaaaattattatgcTCTATAAGAGAATAAATttaagttaaaaataaaataaataattcagtTCTATAAGAGAATAAATAAAACTAGAAAACCATACTGAAGCAACCATTGCTGTAGAGGCACCAAGCTTGGCAGCGACCATACATTGGTTTGCACCTTTGCCACCATACTTTATTTCATATTTACTACCAATTATGGTCTCACCAGGTTTTGGTAAACGAGGAGAAAAGCTAAAACATAAACATATCTTAATCACAGTGAAAGAAATTATTTCCATTTGAATATGTatctattaaaaaatatgtgtaacttGTATTTTATATTCTCCTTATACTACATGCATATTTTTCTGGTATTTTATATAAGAaatgatattaaataattttatgttAGTCTATGCAAATGTCagaagaattttattttaattactaaAAAACTATTGTTTCTTTCATTTGCTAACTATTATTAATTAACAAATTATTacaagagagaaaaaaagaaacataaaataatattttaccttTGTCTCAAAATATTCAAGGTAAATATCTTACCTAACAACTAAAAGCAAAACATATGTTGCCTAACAATTATTATTAGATAAAAGTAAATTGATTAGATACATTTTTCTGCaaattttaaaacaaatatttctcctacttagaGTATATACTATTTTCACTCACCAAGTAAAATCAATCATACACGAACCAACAATAACGATTTTCGCAGGCATTTTTTAATGTTAAATATAAGCACTATCCAGATTGCTTTAATTAAAAACTCTTGAAAGGTTGTGTAACTAATATAAGTGTTATAATGAAACTATTTACCGTAACGGAAAAATTGAGAAGACAGTCTGAGTGAAATGATTATAACGTATCTGTTCTTATCAAAATTATCACATGGTGCAATAAAACCAACAACTgataaataatttgtttactACGAATCTAACCtaactaaaatttatatttgactATGAATATATTTTAGCTTTGAGTAATGAAATAGTTTCAGAATAGCacagaaaaaaaacaataatGTACAGtattaatgttaaaaaacaCCTTTTATTTTCAGTCACTTTATTTTCAAGTTACACATTATATTGCACCACAAAACAGTTGTATTATCATAACGTAGTACGTGTATCGTAAAAAACATAATTAACTTTTGTACTTCAAAACCTGCAATCATATATTCaattatacaaaatataaaaaaagttaTAAGTAAAAAAAAAGCAACTTATAATCGACATATAACCACAAATCAAATACAGACTAGACGTTTTACCTTACGGAAAAGGCGTTACGCAAACTGAAATACCGACTTCATAAAATATGGTTTTGGGTGGTTTTGGTACGTCCTCttcttttaaaaacggtcacttTATGAACTATATTCGACTGATCCATCGAAATCGGTAAAATTAGTAAAGACAGAACATTCGTCTCCTTAAGGCTAATTCACACTATGGGAAATACTAAcatttcttttattaatactgccGCAGATGAGATACAAGTAAAATATATTCAaactaattttaaagaaaaatcgacaggggataggtcaagaaatttttcggcgaaattaaaaaatttcaaatcattctgaaaaaattatttttggttgcggaggttaattgcaatcaattttggtgaatatttAGGaataaattccttaccgaaaatataatgtatggccagaaatgtttccctaaAATTTCGTGCCTATATTTAAAATgtcgtaactcctgaacggattggaggacttTAATGtaccaaaatgcaaacaacgagtattttggtaaagaatagttagaaattctaaaaatgttggaaaagtagtttcttaaccccgtaaagtaagaaaacccccataaaaatggtccaattttaaacgaccataactcctatgataatgaatgtatttcatttttTCCTACCTCTTAGAATTTCCTTGATCTCCATTGTTTGGCATATAGTATTATTCCTcttgaatgaaataaatatatcttcgattgtataaaaatataattttatcaaaTGTAGTACAATTATTTAGCAAAACATAAATCTAATAATACTAAATAATATCACAATAGgagtaatatattattattattaattaatgatATAAGCACCAAATATTTTACGTTCTAGGCAAGTGAATTACTATTGGGTGGCAAAACAACTAGTGAGGCATTAAGGGCTGGTCTCGTTACACGAATTCTGTGGCCTGATAGATTTCAAGTTGAATTATTACCAACTTCAAAAGCTATGAGCAAACAATCTTTACAGGTATATGTTCCATATTATAATTTCTTGAATGGAAGATAGTAAGCTTTGTAAGCAGGACCAGAATAAAGCAATTCTTGAACATTCTCCATACTTCTATTTTTATAAATGCACAAATAATTTTCTGGACTAGTGCATCTGTGTACATCTGTGTCATGGGTATTGCATATTCttttctatattaaaaaataagaataGTAGAATCTATTAGAATATATATGAAATTAGAATTAAAATACTTGTATGATTATTAATATTGGAGGTATACCTTGATACACTTAAATGTTTGTATAATCAAATCATTTtcttcatatatatatatatatatatatgcttAGAGTCTCCAATAATGTGATTGTGGACAGATACAACTTCACATTACATTACATGGTATTTAATAAGAATTATTCTTATTGCTCTTACTGTACACTTTAACAGCTTCATGTTTATAAGTACATAAATTCATCTTTGTTCTTGGAGTACAAAACTGGAAGAAGCAAAGTTTTACTTTACAAATTTTAGAATACACTTTGTATTTTGGCATACCTCTATATATATGATTTATGTTTCATCAATTACCATAGACATTCTTTTCCATTAGAACAACGACACAGTCTTTCGGTTAAACTAGATACCCAAAATCTATTGTGTATTACATTACATGCTTCGTTAATTTCACATTCATGTAAATCACTTTctccatacctaacccaaacctaatcccAAAATTACCACCCTGCCAGTGCTACAAATAGTATATTAAAAAACAGAAACAAAAgagataaaagaaaataaaaaactttcTAACATTATCACACAGTCAAATAAGAGAGAAActaaattttaaata
The window above is part of the Colletes latitarsis isolate SP2378_abdomen chromosome 2, iyColLati1, whole genome shotgun sequence genome. Proteins encoded here:
- the LOC143351511 gene encoding ribokinase isoform X1; translation: MPAKIVIVGSCMIDFTCFSPRLPKPGETIIGSKYEIKYGGKGANQCMVAAKLGASTAMVASLGSDTYAQEYLKIFKKENIDISHIQIQEDQHSGIAHITVADNGENNIVVVLGSNASLSPEHVDTAAEVVKGAAVLLCQFETPLESTLYALKLHKGHGLSIVNGAPAMENVDSEILSLCDIFCVNQNEAEVMTGVQCLGVSNVQEAVEKLLDKGCNTVILTLGELGAAFASQENRTLTFVPTRPVEAVDTTGAGDAFLGALAYFKVYHPGLPMAECIRRACVVATESVLKFGTHSSFPTRSSLSPDLFIEES
- the LOC143351511 gene encoding ribokinase isoform X2 codes for the protein MVAAKLGASTAMVASLGSDTYAQEYLKIFKKENIDISHIQIQEDQHSGIAHITVADNGENNIVVVLGSNASLSPEHVDTAAEVVKGAAVLLCQFETPLESTLYALKLHKGHGLSIVNGAPAMENVDSEILSLCDIFCVNQNEAEVMTGVQCLGVSNVQEAVEKLLDKGCNTVILTLGELGAAFASQENRTLTFVPTRPVEAVDTTGAGDAFLGALAYFKVYHPGLPMAECIRRACVVATESVLKFGTHSSFPTRSSLSPDLFIEES
- the LOC143348392 gene encoding uncharacterized protein LOC143348392; translation: MRLQKYGESDLHECEINEACNVIHNRFWVSSLTERLCRCSNGKECLCFKRICNTHDTDVHRCTSPENYLCIYKNRSMENVQELLYSGPAYKAYYLPFKKL